Within the Candidatus Tanganyikabacteria bacterium genome, the region GCCGCCGTGCGCATGGCCGCCAGTTTCTCGGCCACAGCGGTGGCAACGAACTGGTTGAAGCTGATGCCGTCTTCCCTCGCGCACCGCTCCGCCTCGGCCTTGACCGACCGGGGGAGGCGCAGCGGATAGGTGCTCGCTCTTTTCATCTCGAAATCCTCCTGATCGTCTCGGCCGGAGTCAGCACGTCGATGCCAAACCGCTGCGGC harbors:
- a CDS encoding toxin-antitoxin system HicB family antitoxin, whose product is MKRASTYPLRLPRSVKAEAERCAREDGISFNQFVATAVAEKLAAMRTAAFFAERRARADLERFDRLLLRQGGEPPGPDDTLP